The following is a genomic window from Aliivibrio wodanis.
CGTGGTGCGCTGGATTGTGTGCGTTTGAGTAATGCATTTTCTGTACTGAATTAAGTACGTTATTAAATTAAGGAATTACCATGTCTACACTGGTTACTACCGTGCCTATGGCACGTAATACGTCTCTATTTAACACATCACCTTATCTAGTAAAGTTAATTGTATTAGCGGCTCTGTTTTTTGTGCTGTTTCTGTTTACGGGTTACGCCAACGCCGCCGATATTTTTGCAAGTGCAAAAACGGACATCACCGAAGCAACCAGTACAGATTCAACCCTGTACCTTGCGATCACAGTATTATCATTGATTGTTGCAGTGATTACTGGTGTTACCACCAAAAACTGGTTTGCCGCGGTCGGTGGCTTTGCAGCCTCGATGATTTTCATTAGTGCTGGCATGAAAATGGTTGGCCTAAGCTAATGAATGAGCACGCCAATTTCTACTCAATCCCTAAGTATTTAGACCAAGGGAACATCATTATGGGGTTTCCAGCGGATGAAGTCATTCCGGCATTGATAGTGTTTGGCGTGCTCTCTGTAGCAGGTTACATGCTAACCGGAATGTTCGTCGCGGTTGTGATAGCCGTAGGGCTTAGAACCATCAAACAGGGGAAGGGCAATAACTTTTTGCGACTCGCCGCTTAT
Proteins encoded in this region:
- the traL gene encoding conjugative transfer protein TraL, whose protein sequence is MNEHANFYSIPKYLDQGNIIMGFPADEVIPALIVFGVLSVAGYMLTGMFVAVVIAVGLRTIKQGKGNNFLRLAAYWFSPASLSKSVFKHTPPPCDKYWLN
- the traA gene encoding conjugative transfer protein TraA, putative fimbrial protein precursor → MSTLVTTVPMARNTSLFNTSPYLVKLIVLAALFFVLFLFTGYANAADIFASAKTDITEATSTDSTLYLAITVLSLIVAVITGVTTKNWFAAVGGFAASMIFISAGMKMVGLS